The Micrococcales bacterium genome includes a region encoding these proteins:
- a CDS encoding cob(I)yrinic acid a,c-diamide adenosyltransferase, whose product MVNLTRIYTRTGDDGSTSLGDFSRTSKTDPRLEAYADVDEANSAIGVVLALGEPPAPVAPALQRIQNELFDVGADLCTPLGGEGPALRVTQDYIDRLEVECDRFNEDLPNLRSFILPGGTAASALLHVARTVTRRAERSTWRALGEYDAAMNPLTAHYLNRLSDLLFILARVANPGGDVLWVPGGER is encoded by the coding sequence ATGGTGAACCTGACGCGCATCTACACCCGCACCGGCGACGACGGGTCCACTTCTCTCGGCGATTTCAGTCGCACGTCCAAGACGGATCCGCGTCTGGAGGCCTACGCCGACGTCGACGAGGCCAACAGTGCGATCGGCGTTGTGCTGGCCCTCGGCGAACCCCCCGCTCCGGTCGCGCCGGCTCTGCAGCGGATCCAGAACGAGTTGTTCGACGTGGGGGCGGACCTTTGCACGCCGCTCGGAGGGGAGGGCCCGGCGCTGCGGGTGACCCAGGACTACATCGACCGACTCGAAGTTGAATGCGACCGGTTCAACGAGGACCTGCCGAACCTGCGTTCTTTCATCCTCCCCGGCGGCACCGCTGCCTCGGCGCTGCTGCACGTCGCCCGCACCGTCACCCGTCGCGCTGAGCGGTCCACCTGGCGGGCCCTCGGCGAGTACGACGCCGCGATGAACCCCCTGACCGCCCACTACCTGAACCGCCTCTCGGACCTGCTGTTCATCCTGGCGCGGGTGGCGAACCCCGGCGGGGACGTGCTGTGGGTGCCAGGGGGGGAGCGGTAG
- a CDS encoding alpha/beta-hydrolase family protein → MASMASIAMSYQPGLLPRSVGDQAILTGLTSAVNYGLVAVTGSAVEGVATALVGRERMQRPGVAATTHGVAHATVAATSVAVRRMLPPRDGEPLRRATLRSAGWVGAVTGVTGLIASGILGIGEVMEARTGRSYRRFVGPGTLAVATATAVALTARTRRDAKRDLLPPPVDPLPLSEQAVAFEERQVAKYEKVPALTRSLLFGAGVSAGLQGAAFAESLAAEGIAAGVRKAAPSMAPFANWLGHTVTLGAVGVAVVSGLEYVNRQADAGGAAIEAAYNKQPTMLTVSGGPGSQIPFDTLSREGRRIVNMALPAHEIAEVTGKPAIDPIRAFAGIATAEMVDERVDVLMRELEDMGAFERKVLCFCSPTGTGYLNYVMMETLEYLTGGDCATFALQYSLRPSFISLDRVAMGREQNRAMLHALTWRLRAIAPDKRPKFVVFGESLGAHTMQDAFLHEGINGFARAGVDRALFIGTPAASGWAKRWREDKEKTDPQGRVVEVAGFEEYLALPQEQREGVDVFLVSHHEDPIVKFEPELAVRVPRWLRPPREDGVPRGMRWRPVGTFLNVGVDLKNSTDVVPGVFVARGHDYRADLARFTALAFDLSAEEQTLLRVERAFVPANWNGPPTGSRPNSCSGRPRRCSDS, encoded by the coding sequence ATGGCTTCCATGGCTTCGATCGCCATGTCCTACCAGCCAGGTCTGCTGCCCCGCAGTGTCGGTGACCAAGCGATCCTCACGGGTCTGACCAGCGCCGTGAACTACGGTCTGGTGGCCGTGACCGGGTCGGCGGTGGAGGGTGTGGCCACTGCGCTGGTGGGCCGCGAGCGCATGCAGCGACCCGGTGTGGCGGCCACGACCCACGGGGTCGCGCACGCCACCGTCGCTGCCACCAGCGTCGCCGTGCGCCGCATGCTCCCTCCCCGCGACGGTGAGCCGTTGCGGCGTGCCACGTTGCGCAGCGCGGGTTGGGTGGGGGCCGTGACCGGGGTCACCGGCCTGATCGCCTCCGGCATCCTCGGCATCGGGGAAGTCATGGAAGCGCGCACCGGGCGCAGCTACCGCCGGTTCGTCGGTCCGGGGACACTGGCTGTCGCCACCGCCACCGCGGTCGCCCTGACCGCACGGACCCGCCGTGACGCCAAGCGCGACCTGCTGCCGCCGCCCGTGGACCCCTTGCCGCTGTCGGAGCAGGCCGTGGCCTTCGAAGAGCGCCAGGTCGCCAAGTACGAGAAGGTCCCGGCGTTGACCCGTTCGCTGCTGTTCGGGGCGGGGGTGAGCGCAGGCCTACAGGGGGCCGCCTTCGCCGAGTCGCTGGCTGCCGAGGGCATCGCTGCCGGCGTGCGCAAAGCCGCACCCTCCATGGCGCCGTTCGCCAACTGGCTGGGGCACACAGTCACGCTTGGCGCGGTCGGGGTCGCCGTCGTGTCGGGGCTCGAATACGTGAACCGGCAAGCCGACGCCGGTGGCGCGGCCATCGAGGCCGCCTACAACAAACAGCCCACCATGCTCACGGTCTCCGGCGGCCCCGGCTCCCAGATCCCGTTCGACACCCTCAGCCGGGAGGGCCGGCGGATCGTCAACATGGCGCTTCCCGCCCACGAGATCGCCGAGGTGACCGGCAAGCCCGCCATCGACCCGATCCGTGCCTTCGCCGGGATCGCCACCGCCGAAATGGTCGATGAGCGCGTCGATGTGCTCATGCGCGAACTCGAGGATATGGGCGCGTTCGAGCGCAAGGTCCTGTGCTTCTGTTCGCCCACGGGGACCGGCTACCTGAACTACGTGATGATGGAGACGCTGGAGTACCTCACCGGCGGTGACTGTGCGACGTTCGCGCTGCAGTACTCGCTGCGCCCCTCGTTCATCTCCCTGGACCGGGTCGCGATGGGCCGGGAGCAGAACCGGGCGATGCTGCATGCACTCACCTGGCGGCTGCGGGCGATTGCGCCGGACAAGCGCCCGAAGTTCGTGGTCTTCGGGGAGTCGTTGGGTGCGCACACCATGCAGGACGCTTTCCTGCACGAGGGCATCAACGGATTCGCGCGGGCCGGGGTGGACCGGGCGCTGTTTATCGGCACCCCCGCCGCCAGCGGCTGGGCGAAGCGCTGGCGGGAGGACAAGGAGAAGACCGACCCGCAGGGCCGGGTCGTCGAGGTGGCAGGTTTCGAGGAGTACCTCGCACTGCCGCAGGAACAGCGCGAAGGGGTCGACGTCTTCCTGGTCAGCCACCATGAGGACCCGATCGTGAAGTTCGAGCCGGAACTGGCGGTGCGGGTGCCCCGCTGGTTGCGGCCACCGCGCGAGGACGGCGTGCCCCGCGGCATGCGCTGGCGGCCCGTCGGCACGTTCCTGAACGTCGGCGTGGACCTCAAGAACAGCACGGATGTCGTGCCGGGGGTGTTCGTGGCTCGTGGCCATGACTACCGGGCCGATCTGGCGCGTTTCACCGCCCTGGCGTTCGACCTGTCAGCCGAGGAACAGACCCTGTTGCGTGTGGAACGGGCCTTCGTGCCCGCGAACTGGAATGGGCCACCGACCGGGTCCAGGCCGAACAGTTGCAGCGGGCGTCCGAGGCGTTGCAGCGACAGTTGA
- a CDS encoding CPBP family intramembrane metalloprotease, translated as MTLDLVVLGLLIIVNILNHSPYIAQRWYVPTGIVGSALIVWIGYRAGVTLADIGLGPDSWIRGLIWSAGCIGAVTAVYVIGGSMTFTRRFLADDRAVLGPRTLLYKTLVNVPLGTVLFEELAFRGVGLALLSDWFPTWQAVLVSSLLFGFWHIMPSLVMHDANAAVGDLLGQGVWGRIQSVVFTVLGTAVAGVVFCALRIYSDSLMPPMALHWAINGLGFIAASWVHRRAGRI; from the coding sequence GTGACCCTCGATCTTGTAGTCCTCGGGCTGCTGATCATCGTCAACATCCTCAACCACTCGCCGTACATCGCACAGCGCTGGTACGTGCCCACGGGCATCGTGGGCAGCGCCCTCATCGTGTGGATCGGGTACCGCGCCGGTGTGACGCTGGCCGACATCGGCCTCGGCCCGGACAGTTGGATCCGCGGGCTCATCTGGTCGGCCGGGTGCATCGGCGCCGTGACCGCGGTCTACGTCATCGGGGGGTCGATGACGTTCACCCGGCGGTTCCTGGCCGACGACCGCGCCGTGCTGGGCCCGCGCACGCTGCTGTACAAGACCCTGGTCAATGTCCCGCTGGGCACCGTGTTGTTCGAGGAGTTGGCCTTCCGCGGCGTGGGCCTGGCGCTGCTGTCCGACTGGTTCCCGACGTGGCAGGCCGTCTTGGTCTCGAGCCTGCTGTTCGGCTTCTGGCACATCATGCCGAGCCTGGTCATGCACGACGCGAACGCCGCGGTGGGCGACCTGCTCGGCCAGGGGGTCTGGGGGCGGATCCAGTCGGTGGTGTTCACGGTGCTGGGAACGGCCGTGGCGGGGGTGGTGTTCTGCGCGCTGCGGATCTACAGCGACTCCCTGATGCCGCCCATGGCGCTGCACTGGGCGATCAACGGCCTGGGGTTCATCGCCGCCTCGTGGGTGCACCGGCGGGCCGGCCGGATCTGA
- a CDS encoding 3-hydroxyacyl-CoA dehydrogenase family protein: MRIAVVGAGLMGGGIAQVSAVAGHDVILQDMSGESVARGRDAIAASLEKFADKGRITGEQAQAALERITTVTDLDAVGEADIVVEAVFEKFEVKAEVFRRLDAVCSDGTLLATNTSAIPITSIAAVTSRPEQVVGTHFFSPVPLMKLCELVRGYKTSDEAMARAREFAEGVGKTVVVVNRDVAGFVTTRLITALAMEAIALVESGVASAEDVDTACRLGFGHAMGPLETADMTGVDIIFNATSNIYADSQDEKFSPPEVLRRMVTAGDLGRKSGKGFYDYS; encoded by the coding sequence ATGAGAATCGCGGTGGTGGGGGCCGGCCTGATGGGCGGCGGGATTGCACAGGTTTCGGCAGTGGCGGGTCACGACGTGATCCTGCAGGACATGAGCGGGGAGTCGGTCGCACGGGGACGCGACGCCATCGCCGCGTCCCTGGAGAAGTTCGCAGACAAGGGCCGGATCACCGGCGAGCAGGCGCAGGCCGCGCTCGAACGGATCACCACTGTCACCGATCTCGATGCGGTCGGTGAGGCCGACATCGTGGTGGAGGCGGTTTTCGAGAAGTTCGAGGTCAAGGCCGAGGTGTTCCGCCGGCTCGATGCCGTCTGCAGCGACGGCACGCTCCTGGCGACCAACACCTCGGCGATCCCGATCACGTCCATCGCGGCGGTGACCAGCCGACCGGAGCAGGTCGTGGGCACGCACTTCTTCTCGCCGGTCCCGCTGATGAAGCTGTGCGAGCTCGTGCGCGGGTACAAGACCAGCGACGAGGCCATGGCGCGCGCACGGGAGTTCGCCGAGGGGGTCGGCAAGACCGTCGTGGTCGTGAACCGCGACGTCGCAGGTTTTGTCACCACGCGTCTGATCACGGCATTGGCGATGGAGGCGATCGCCCTCGTGGAGTCCGGTGTGGCCAGCGCCGAGGACGTGGACACCGCCTGCCGACTCGGTTTCGGGCACGCCATGGGTCCCCTGGAGACAGCCGACATGACCGGCGTGGACATCATCTTCAACGCCACGTCGAACATCTACGCCGACAGTCAGGACGAGAAGTTCAGCCCCCCGGAGGTGCTGCGCCGCATGGTGACCGCAGGGGACCTGGGGCGCAAATCGGGCAAGGGCTTCTACGACTACTCGTGA
- the nucS gene encoding endonuclease NucS: MRLVVAECQVDYVGRLSAHLPMARRLLLIKADGSVSVHADDRAYKPLNWMSPPCALAEVADDEHTVWEVTNKAGERLIIRIAEIEHEWSGTLGQDPGLVKDGVEAHLQELLAEQVHAFGDGWTLVRREYPTAIGPVDLLCRDAGGAAVAVEVKRRGDIDGVEQLTRYLDLLNRDPLLAPVAGVFAAQEIKPQARTLALDRGIRCVVVDYDALRGYDDEESRLF, translated from the coding sequence ATGCGACTGGTGGTGGCCGAGTGCCAGGTCGACTACGTCGGCCGGCTCTCCGCGCATCTGCCGATGGCGCGCAGGCTCCTGCTGATCAAGGCCGACGGGTCCGTGTCGGTGCACGCCGACGACCGCGCGTACAAGCCGCTGAACTGGATGAGCCCGCCTTGCGCGCTTGCCGAAGTCGCCGACGACGAGCACACGGTGTGGGAGGTGACCAACAAGGCGGGGGAGCGGTTGATCATCCGGATCGCCGAGATCGAGCACGAGTGGTCCGGCACCCTGGGCCAGGACCCGGGTCTGGTCAAGGACGGGGTCGAGGCGCACCTGCAGGAGTTGCTGGCCGAGCAGGTCCATGCGTTCGGCGACGGCTGGACACTCGTGCGCCGCGAGTACCCGACGGCCATCGGCCCGGTGGATCTGCTGTGCCGGGATGCCGGTGGGGCCGCTGTCGCCGTCGAGGTGAAACGTCGTGGGGACATCGATGGTGTGGAGCAACTGACCCGCTACCTGGACCTGCTCAACCGCGACCCCCTGCTGGCCCCGGTCGCCGGGGTGTTCGCCGCGCAGGAGATCAAACCGCAGGCCCGCACCTTGGCTCTCGACCGCGGGATCCGGTGTGTCGTGGTGGACTACGACGCCCTGCGCGGCTACGACGACGAGGAGTCGAGGCTGTTCTGA
- a CDS encoding GNAT family N-acetyltransferase: MWHARPLGDRDVPEVVSLVNACELADSGEVMFEAADLVGDLVHIDRERDAVVVVQAGRIVGWGLLWDNRKRWADVHPDARGQGIGQWLLRWSQWRAGALGADRIGQTIDDVRTDVAEWFAAHGYTPRYTSWILATPAAAIDSPAAPAAPEEYDEVLALIETAFAEHPDRLPVPPQRWRTSTVDRLGFQPEDLVVIRDAGRPVAAAFFIESEEIWVDKLAVAATHRRRGYARALIAAARSRAVRSGYPHVRLSTDSNTGALDVYTGMGMTVERSFTHWALDLTAD; this comes from the coding sequence GTGTGGCACGCACGCCCGTTGGGCGACCGGGACGTCCCCGAGGTGGTCTCCCTGGTCAACGCCTGCGAACTCGCCGATTCCGGTGAGGTGATGTTCGAGGCTGCTGATCTTGTCGGCGACCTCGTCCATATCGACCGGGAGCGCGACGCCGTGGTCGTCGTACAGGCCGGCCGGATCGTCGGCTGGGGCCTGCTCTGGGACAACCGCAAGCGGTGGGCTGACGTCCACCCCGATGCCCGTGGTCAGGGGATCGGCCAGTGGTTGTTGCGGTGGTCACAGTGGCGTGCGGGGGCGCTGGGTGCCGATCGCATCGGACAGACGATCGACGATGTCCGCACCGACGTCGCCGAGTGGTTCGCCGCCCACGGATACACGCCCCGCTACACGTCATGGATCCTCGCCACGCCGGCGGCCGCGATCGACAGTCCCGCCGCGCCCGCGGCACCCGAGGAATACGACGAGGTGCTGGCCCTGATCGAGACGGCCTTCGCCGAGCATCCGGACCGCTTGCCCGTACCGCCACAGCGCTGGCGCACTTCGACGGTCGACCGCCTGGGGTTCCAGCCCGAGGACCTGGTCGTGATCCGCGACGCCGGGCGGCCCGTGGCAGCGGCGTTCTTCATCGAGTCCGAGGAGATCTGGGTCGACAAACTGGCCGTGGCCGCCACCCACCGGCGCCGCGGGTACGCCCGCGCCCTGATCGCCGCCGCCCGCTCCCGGGCGGTGCGCTCCGGTTACCCCCATGTGCGCCTGTCCACGGATTCCAACACCGGCGCCCTCGACGTCTACACCGGGATGGGCATGACCGTCGAACGCTCCTTCACCCACTGGGCGCTCGACCTCACCGCCGACTGA